GCGCTTCGACCGCGATATCTACATCCATCTCGGATTGGATCTGCGGGGCGGCACACAACTGCTGTTGGAGGCGGACCTGCCGGCCGGCGAGACCGTCACCCTGGACGCCATGGAAGCCGCCAAAACCATCGTCGAGAACCGCGTCAACGCCCTCGGCGTGACCGAGCCGCTCGTCCAGCTCCAGGGCGACCGCCGCATTATTGTCCAGCTTCCGGGCATCGAGAACCCGGACGCCGCCATCCAGACCCTGCGCAGTACCGGTCTGCTGGAATTCGTGGACACGGGGGACCTCTCCTTGCCGGAAGGCACCGTCATCCGCACCACCTACAGCACCGCCGAGGAGGGTGCACAGCCAACCCCCACCGCCGAAGCCGCTCCCGAAGCGACCCCCACGCCGGCCACCATCACCGACCAGGTCTTCACCACCATCATGACCGGCCGGCACCTTAAGTCGGCGCGCGTGGGCACGGATGAGTACGGCCGGCCCGAGATCGAGTTCGAGCTGACCGACGAAGGCGCCAAAATCATGGCGGACTTCAGCCGCAAGAACGTCGGCAAGTTCCTGACCATCACCATGGATAAAGTGGTCATCTCCTCGCCGCGCATCGAGACCCCCATCACCGAAGGGCGCGGCCGCATCACCAGCCAGCAGGGCTTCAAACTGGAAGAGGCCCAGCGGCTGGCCATTCAACTGCGCTACGGCGCCCTGCCGGTGCCCCTCAAGGTGGTCGAGACCCGCTCCGTCGGCCCCACGCTGGGGCAGGACTCGGTCCAGCGCAGTCTGCGCGCCGGCATCATCGGCCTCATCGTCGTGCTCCTGTTCATGCTCTCCTACTACCGCCTGTTGGGTTCCGTGGCGGATATGGCCCTGTTGATTTACGCACTGCTGAACCTGGCCATCTATCAGCTCGTGCCGGTCACGCTGACCCTGCCGGGCATCACTGGCTTCCTGCTCTCCACCGGCATGGCGGTGGACGCCAACATCCTCATTTTCGAGCGCATGAAGGAGGAACTGCGCGCCGGCCGGCCGCTCCACAGCGCCATTGAGGCCGGCTTCTCCCGCGCCTGGACTTCCATCCGCGACTCCAATATCTCGACCCTGCTGACCTGTGTCATCCTGTACTGGTTCGGCTCCAACTACGGGGCCAGCATGGTCAAGGGCTTCGCCGTCACGCTCTTCATCGGTGTGCTCATCAGCATGTTCACCGCCATCACCGTGACCCGCACTTTTATCATCACCCTCTTCTCGCTCACGGGTGAGAAACTGCGGGAAAAGAAGTGGCTGTTGGGTGCGTAGGCCGGCGGATGGGAAGCGCTGAAGAACTCATGGACATGTTCGCAGGGAGGCTCCATGTTTGACATCGTCGGAAAACGGAAATGGTACTTCTTACTCTCGAGCGTGCTCATCACCCTGGGCATCATCGCCATGATCATCTCGCTGACGCGGTTCGGCACCCTCTTCCGCCTGAGCATTGATTTCACCGGCGGCACATTGTGGGAACTGCGCTTCCCCCAGCCAGTGACGCCGGCGGAAGTGCGCGAGGTGTTCGTGGACCAGGGCTACAGCGATACCACGGTGCAGACCACCACGGACGGCTACACCGCCCTCATCCGTTGTAAGCCGCTGGAGCCGGAGGTCAAGACGCAGATCGCCCAGATCCTGTTTGACAAGTTCGGGAAGGCGGAAGAACTGCGGTATGAGCTGGTCGGCCCCACCATCGGCGCCCTCGTCACCCGTACTGCCTTCATCGCGACCATAGCCGCGGCCCTCGTCATCCTGGTTTTCATCATCCTGGCTTTCCGCCGCGTGCCCAACGCCTTCCGCTACGGCGTGTGCGCCATCGCCGCCATGGTGCACGACGTGCTGGTGGCTTCTGGCTTTTTCGCCCTGATGGGCCTCATCGCCGGCTGGGAGGTGGATGCCCTCTTCCTGACCGCCATCCTGACGGTCATCGGTTTCTCCGTACAGGACACCATCGTGGTGTTCGACCGCATCCGCGAGAACATCCCCAAGCGCCGCGGCGAACCCTTCGAGGTGATCGTCAACCGCAGTCTGCTGGAGACCCTGCACCGCTCCCTGGCCACCCAGTTGAACGCCATCTTCGTGCTGGTCGCCATCCTGCTCTTCGGCGGCCAGACCATGAAGCAGTTCGCCTCCGTCCTGCTGGTGGGCATGATCAGCGGCACCTACTCCTCCATCTTTAACGCCGTGCCCTTGCTGGTCTCCTGGGAGCTGGGAGATTTTGGCCGGCTGTTCCGCCGGCGGGCCGACAAACGGGCGGCCGCCTGAGATATCCGCCCGACGGCCTGACATTGTCGCAATCATGGGGGCCAGCAGTACTGGCCCCCTTTATCTATCTGGAAGGAGTGAGAGTGCTATGGCACTGTTGATGGTGCGGTATGGGGAGATCGCGCTAAAGGGCAGAAATCTGCGCATGTTCACGCGCCAGCTCCGGCGCAATATCCGCGCCGCCCTGCGCAAAAACGGCATCGCCGGCGAGGTCCGCGAGGAGGACCGCCGCATCTATGTGGAAACGGACCAGCCGGAGGCCGCGCTTCCTGTCCTCCAGCGGGTTTTCGGCATCGTTTCCATCAGCCAGGTGGCCGAAGTGCCCAGGGACCTGGAGGCCATGAAGGCCGAGGCCCTGCGCATGGCGGCGCAGTTCGGGCTGGGGCCTCAGCATACCTTTCGCACCGAGGCGCGCCGCGCCGATAAAAGCTTCCCGCTCACCTCGCCGGAGATCAACTACCAGGTGGGAGGCGCGGTCAAGGAGGCTTTTGGCCCAACCGTGAGGCTGAAGGGGCCGGCCGATTTCATCTTGGGCATCGAGGTGCGCCGCGACCGGGTGCTGATGTTCAGCGACATCCTGGCCGGCCCGGGCGGCCTGCCCATCCCGGTCTCCGGGCGCGTGGTGGCCCTGATATCGGGCGGCATTGATTCGCCGGTGGCGGCCTGGATGATGCTGAAGCGGGGATGCGGCGTCATCCCCCTGCACTTCACCCAGGGCACGGTGGAGACGGAGAAAGCGCTGGAAAACTGCGAGATCCTGGCCCAGTATTCCTATGGGTGGGAGATGCGGCCCATTGTGCTCTCCCATGCGGAGGTGCTGGAGCCGGCCCTGCGCAAGCTGTATCAGTTGGGCGCCGGCCGCTGGACCTGCGTCTTCTGCAAGCGGCTCATGCTCCAGGAAGCGGTGCGCATCGCCAAAGAGCTGGACGCCCAGGCCATCGTCATGGGCGATTCCCTGGGCCAGGTCGCCAGCCAGACGCTGGACAACATCGAGGTCATCTCCTGGGGCATTGAGAAACCCATTCTGCGGCCGCTCATTGGCATGGACAAGACCGAGGTCACCGCGCTGGCGCGCAGGATCGGCACGTTCGATGTGTCCACCCGCGCCTCGGCGCCGTGCCGGTACCTGCCGGCGGGACCCATCACACGCGCCTCGTTGGGGAAATTCAAAGAGCTTCTCGCGCAACTAGAGGCAATGGAGTGATGGCATGAAAAGCAGGAGGGGCTGTCTCATCGGACTGCTGGCGGTGGTACTGCTGTTCAGCCTGCTGGCGATGGCGGGGAGCTGGTGGCTGCTGCAGAAGGTGCGGGAGCGGACAAGCCTCTCTACACCGACGCCTTTGATCCTGCGGACCCCTGCCGTGCGCGTCACCGCCGGCCCGTATCCACCCATCGTCCTGGTGGACCCGACATTGGGCGAGCTGGAGCAGGCCTGGCAGAATGCGCCGGCCGGCCAGCTCCTGCAGGTGACCATGAGCGAGCAGGAGCTGGAAGCGGAACTGTTGGCCGGCCTGGCCGGCGCGCCGGCACAGGGATACCAACTGAATGACGTACAGCTCCTCCCCGACCAGGTGCGCATCGCCGGCCGGGCGAACATCGACGGCCTGGAAGTGCCCGTCGCCGCCGCAGCGCGGATCTCCGCCGCGGACTGCTGGCTGGATGTGGAGATCACCCAGGTCCTGGTGGGTCCCCTGCCGGCGCCGGCGGCTGTCAAACAGCAGTTCCAGGACCAGCTCGACCAGTGGAGCGATGCCTATCGCCAGGACCCGCCCATGTGCGTTGCGGATGTCACGATCTCGCAGGGGCAGATCACCCTCACTGGCATCAAACGCTGAGGAAGACAAGGATGCGGGGCATATATCTTGAGGCCAGCACCCTCCAGGTGCGCGACAACCTTCCCATGCCATCCCCGCGGGAGGGGGAGGCGCTGGTGCGGGTGCACACCGCCGGCATCTGCGCCACCGACATCGAACTACTGCGCGGCTATGTGCCCGGCTTCCGCGGCATCCCGGGCCATGAGTTCGTCGGGACGGTCGCCGCGCATCCAGACCCTGCTTGGGTCGGCCGGCGAGTGGTGGGGGAGATCACCATCGCCTGCAGGGAATGCGCCATGTGCCGGCGGGGACTGCGCAAGCACTGCCTTCAGCGGCGGGTGCTGGGACTGCGCGGGTATGAAGGTGCCTTCGCCGAATATCTGACTTTGCCGGCGGAGAACCTGCATCCGGTCCCCGACGAGATATCCGACGAGATGGCGGTCTTCACGGAACCGCTGGCCGCCGCCCTGCAGGTCCTGGAGACGGGGGCCATCGGGCCGGCGGATCGGGTGCTGGTCCTCGGGGATGGGAAGCTGGGCCTGCTGGTCGCCCAGGCAGTGGCCCTGGCCGGCTCCGAGGCCTTCGTGCTCGGACATCACCCGGAGCGCTGGCGCATCTTGCGGGAGCGGGGCATTATCCCTATGGATGATCCCGGCGGCCTGCAGGGCCTGGCCGATGTCGTCATCGAGTGCACCGGCCGGCCGGAGGGCATCCAGGAGGCACTGCGGCAGGTCCGCCCGCAGGGCGCCGTTATCCTCAAGAGCACCTTCGCCGGCGTCCATCCGCTGAACCTGAGCGAGGCAGTGGTGAAGGAGGTGCGCATCATCGGCTCGCGCTGTGGGCCGTTCGCGCCGGCCCTGCGCGTGCTCGCGCGCCGGCAGGTCGAGGTGGAGGCGCTCATCGAGGCCGTCTACCCGCTGGCGCAGGCGGAGGAGGCCTTTGCCCATGCCGGTCGGCGCGGCGCGCTGAAAGTCCTCCTGCGCATCGGGTGCGCGTAATCTGCGGGAACGTTCCGCCGGCTCAGGACGTCTCTAAAGGCAGGATGACGGTGAAGGTGCTCCCTTCGCCGGGCACACTCTGCACCTCGATGGAGCCGCCGTGCATTTCGACGATCTGTTTGGCGATGGAGAGGCCGAGGCCGGTGCCTTTCGCCTGACCTTCCTTTTCCTCGCCGCGGAAAAACTTGTCGAAGATATACGGGAGGATATCCGGGGGAATGCCCTCGCCGGTGTCCTGCACGCGGATGCGGGCTTGGCCGCCGATCGGTGTCACCGCCAGGTGTACCTTCCCGCCTGGGCGGTTGTATTTGATGGCGTTGCTCAGCAGGTTGACCAGCACCTGATGCAGGCGGGCCTTGTCCACATGGGCTGTGCAGGCCGGCGCGCTCAGCTCCAGCGTCAGCTCAATATCCCGCTCCGCCGCCTGTGGGTGCATCAGTTCCGCCGCCTCGCGCGCCGCCTCATTCAGGTCCACATCCTCCCGGTGAAGCTGTGCCCGTCCCGATTCCAGGCGTGCCAGGTCGAGGTAGGTGTTGACCATGTCGCCCAGCCGGCTGGCCTCGCGATGAATGGTCTCCAGGAACTGTTTTTGCATGGCGGCCGGCACATTGTCCATCATCAACAGCATCTTGCTGTAGCCGATAATCGAGGTCAGCGGTGTGCGCAGTTCATGCACCACATCCGAGATCAGATCGCTCTGCTGAAACAGGCGGGCGTTCTCGATGGAAACCGCCGCCAGCGTCCCCAGGATCATCAGCGATTCCATATCATCATCGGTGAAGGGGCGGTCGCCGATCTTATTGACCACTTCCAGCACGCCGATGCGGCGCTCGTGAATTTCCAGGGGCACCGCCATGATGGAGCGGGTATGGAACCCCAACACCTCGTCCACCCCTTCGTAGAAGAAATCGGCCCGGTGGATGTCCGGGATCGTCATCGCCTTGCCGGTGGTCAGCACCCAGCCGGCCACGCTGTTTTCCATCGGCACGGTCAGCTCCCGCAGGGCACTGGGCTTGATGTTGGTGGCGGCGGCAAAGCGGAGATGCTCGCCCTTGCTGTCCAGCAGGAGCACCGAGCCGGCCTCCGTCTGGGTCAAATCGGCGGCCGTCTCCACGATGTAGCGCAGGAGCGTTTCCAGGTCCAGCGTCTCGTTCAGGATGCGCGCCACGATAAGCAGTTGCTGCATGCGGGCGAGCCGGCGCAGGAGGCCGGCGATGACCAGGTCCCGGCTGTTCGCTACCATTGGTCCGCTCCCTTGATCGAGCTATCAGGATGCAAATTGACAATCGCCAGGTTTGCCGGCATGATAGCATCGAATATGTCGACGCGCAAGCATG
This Anaerolineae bacterium DNA region includes the following protein-coding sequences:
- a CDS encoding GAF domain-containing sensor histidine kinase, whose amino-acid sequence is MVANSRDLVIAGLLRRLARMQQLLIVARILNETLDLETLLRYIVETAADLTQTEAGSVLLLDSKGEHLRFAAATNIKPSALRELTVPMENSVAGWVLTTGKAMTIPDIHRADFFYEGVDEVLGFHTRSIMAVPLEIHERRIGVLEVVNKIGDRPFTDDDMESLMILGTLAAVSIENARLFQQSDLISDVVHELRTPLTSIIGYSKMLLMMDNVPAAMQKQFLETIHREASRLGDMVNTYLDLARLESGRAQLHREDVDLNEAAREAAELMHPQAAERDIELTLELSAPACTAHVDKARLHQVLVNLLSNAIKYNRPGGKVHLAVTPIGGQARIRVQDTGEGIPPDILPYIFDKFFRGEEKEGQAKGTGLGLSIAKQIVEMHGGSIEVQSVPGEGSTFTVILPLETS
- the secD gene encoding protein translocase subunit SecD encodes the protein MSQRNIVLLIVIILLTAFALWVVLPNNPGIHIKIGSWRFDRDIYIHLGLDLRGGTQLLLEADLPAGETVTLDAMEAAKTIVENRVNALGVTEPLVQLQGDRRIIVQLPGIENPDAAIQTLRSTGLLEFVDTGDLSLPEGTVIRTTYSTAEEGAQPTPTAEAAPEATPTPATITDQVFTTIMTGRHLKSARVGTDEYGRPEIEFELTDEGAKIMADFSRKNVGKFLTITMDKVVISSPRIETPITEGRGRITSQQGFKLEEAQRLAIQLRYGALPVPLKVVETRSVGPTLGQDSVQRSLRAGIIGLIVVLLFMLSYYRLLGSVADMALLIYALLNLAIYQLVPVTLTLPGITGFLLSTGMAVDANILIFERMKEELRAGRPLHSAIEAGFSRAWTSIRDSNISTLLTCVILYWFGSNYGASMVKGFAVTLFIGVLISMFTAITVTRTFIITLFSLTGEKLREKKWLLGA
- a CDS encoding alcohol dehydrogenase catalytic domain-containing protein translates to MRGIYLEASTLQVRDNLPMPSPREGEALVRVHTAGICATDIELLRGYVPGFRGIPGHEFVGTVAAHPDPAWVGRRVVGEITIACRECAMCRRGLRKHCLQRRVLGLRGYEGAFAEYLTLPAENLHPVPDEISDEMAVFTEPLAAALQVLETGAIGPADRVLVLGDGKLGLLVAQAVALAGSEAFVLGHHPERWRILRERGIIPMDDPGGLQGLADVVIECTGRPEGIQEALRQVRPQGAVILKSTFAGVHPLNLSEAVVKEVRIIGSRCGPFAPALRVLARRQVEVEALIEAVYPLAQAEEAFAHAGRRGALKVLLRIGCA
- the secF gene encoding protein translocase subunit SecF, which produces MFDIVGKRKWYFLLSSVLITLGIIAMIISLTRFGTLFRLSIDFTGGTLWELRFPQPVTPAEVREVFVDQGYSDTTVQTTTDGYTALIRCKPLEPEVKTQIAQILFDKFGKAEELRYELVGPTIGALVTRTAFIATIAAALVILVFIILAFRRVPNAFRYGVCAIAAMVHDVLVASGFFALMGLIAGWEVDALFLTAILTVIGFSVQDTIVVFDRIRENIPKRRGEPFEVIVNRSLLETLHRSLATQLNAIFVLVAILLFGGQTMKQFASVLLVGMISGTYSSIFNAVPLLVSWELGDFGRLFRRRADKRAAA
- the thiI gene encoding tRNA 4-thiouridine(8) synthase ThiI, whose protein sequence is MALLMVRYGEIALKGRNLRMFTRQLRRNIRAALRKNGIAGEVREEDRRIYVETDQPEAALPVLQRVFGIVSISQVAEVPRDLEAMKAEALRMAAQFGLGPQHTFRTEARRADKSFPLTSPEINYQVGGAVKEAFGPTVRLKGPADFILGIEVRRDRVLMFSDILAGPGGLPIPVSGRVVALISGGIDSPVAAWMMLKRGCGVIPLHFTQGTVETEKALENCEILAQYSYGWEMRPIVLSHAEVLEPALRKLYQLGAGRWTCVFCKRLMLQEAVRIAKELDAQAIVMGDSLGQVASQTLDNIEVISWGIEKPILRPLIGMDKTEVTALARRIGTFDVSTRASAPCRYLPAGPITRASLGKFKELLAQLEAME